The region CAGGAAGCAACACAACCTTTCTCAATCTGACCTGGCCAAGAAAATTGGCGCATCGCGCACGATTGTTGGAAACTACGAACGGAACACCAATACCCCGTCTATTGAAATATTGGTGAAAATTGCCAAAGTCTTTAATGTTTCGGTAGATTACCTTGTGGGCGAAGGAAAACTCTCCACCTACGACAAAGAAGTGCTAAAACGCATCGAAGATATTGAACAACTCGACCCCGAAACTCGCAATAAACTGGAGTTGCTACATTTGCCCGGACATATAGTTAAGCCTAAAGAACTAGATTTGCATTATGAGTGTACGAAGAAAGAAGTATGACAAAGAATTTAAAAAAATGGCAGTAGAGCTTTGTCAGACACAGCAAAACAGGCCAAAAAAGGAAATTGCACAAGAGTTGGGCATTACAGACAACATGTTAAACCGTTGGGTCAGGGAGCATGATAAATATGGAGATAACAGCTTTGCTGGACAAGGCAGGCCTGTGATGACCGACAAGGAGAAAGAGCTGGCACAGCTTCGAAAAGAACTGCGGGAAACGCAAATAGAGCGCGATATCTTAAAAAAGGCAGTGAGCATTTTCTCCAAGGGCGACAGCAGAAATACGAATTCATAAACATGTACCAGCAAGAATTTGCTGTTGAGAAAATGTGTAAAGTGCTGGGGGTGGCAAGAAGTAGTTACTATGCATGGTTAGAAAGGAAACCATCAGCGAGGGTCATGGAAACGATAAGGTTGATGAAAAAAATCGGAGAAATATATCATGATAATAAAGGGCGTTACGGGAGCCCAAAGATAACCGATGAGCTGAATGAGCAGGGGTTTCAGGCATCGCGCCCGCGTATTGGCAGGATGATGAAGAAAATGGGGCTTCGGAGCATTACCCGCAAAAAGTACAGGGTAGCTACGACGGATTCAAACCATGGGTTCCGGATAGCTGAAAACATCCTGAAAAGGGAGTTTTACCAGGAAGAGGTTTCTAAGGCATGGGTATCAGACATCACATACGTCCCCACGGCAGAAGGGTGGTTGTATTTGACCATCATCATGGACTTATTTGACCGTAAAATCGTGGGATGGTCGCTTTCAGAAGACTTAACCACTGAGGCTACGATCATCCCGGCCTGGCAAATGGCCAAAACCAACCGGCCAGTAGCACCCGGGTTGATTTTTCACTCTGACAGGGGCGTGCAATATGCCGCAGATAGCTTTAGAAAAGAATTAAAAGGCAATGATGTGGTTCAAAGCATGAGCCGCAAGGGCAACTGTTGGGACAATGCAGTGGCCGAAAAC is a window of Salinivirga cyanobacteriivorans DNA encoding:
- a CDS encoding helix-turn-helix domain-containing protein, which produces MLDIGNKIIQLRKQHNLSQSDLAKKIGASRTIVGNYERNTNTPSIEILVKIAKVFNVSVDYLVGEGKLSTYDKEVLKRIEDIEQLDPETRNKLELLHLPGHIVKPKELDLHYECTKKEV
- a CDS encoding transposase, encoding MAVELCQTQQNRPKKEIAQELGITDNMLNRWVREHDKYGDNSFAGQGRPVMTDKEKELAQLRKELRETQIERDILKKAVSIFSKGDSRNTNS